TAAATGGATAGCCATGCTCTTGTGCAAAAGTTTCAACTTCTTCAACACTATCAACAGGTCCATCACTACCAGGAATGACCGGTAACTTTGCTTTTAAAGCCTGTTCTTTTGCTTGTACCTTATCTCCAAACATACGAAGATGCTCTAGCTCAGGACCTATAAAAATAATTCCTTCTTCTTGACATCGTTTTGCAAATTGAAGATTCTCTGATAGAAAACCATAACCTGGATGAATCGCATCCACGCCATGTAATTTTGCGGTTTCAATGATTCCTTCTATGTCTAAATAAGCCTCAATTGGTTTTTTTCCTTCACCAATCAGATAGGCTTCATCGGCTTTGTATCTATGGTAAGCTCCTAGGTCTTCTTTAGAATAAACAGCCACCGTTCGAATATGTAGCTCTGAACATGCCCGGAAAATCCGAATAGCAATTTCTCCCCGATTTGCTACTAGTACTTTTTTTATTGTGTTTAATCCGTTCATTTTGTCCTCCCTTTTACTCTCTCAACTTTGACATTTTTTATCTACTCATGGGTAAAGCTTGTTATTTAGTATAGAAGTAAAGTAGGACAAAAAGCAATTGAAATGTTCAGTCATTTTCAAAACTTTTTTTATCCAAAAATCATAGACAAACAAAAAAGACTATGGTATAAACATAGTCTTTTAACATATTACCTTTTAATTGTTAAATCGTGTAAATCGGCTAGTCTGCGTTCTAATTCACTAAGAATTTGTTTTCCTTGATCTTCTTCAACCAATCCAAGACGAACAGCAAAATCAATTTCACGTGAAAGCCCAAACATACGAGTATCAAGTACTTCTTCGTAGAGGGGGCATTGAGGCATCGTTAGATTCTCCAACTGAACTTCAATAAGCTTGCGTATCTTTTCTGCGTCAGACTGCAGAAGTGTATATGCTTTCTCAGCCTGGCTTGTCATCACCTTAATCGACATATTGTCCCCTCCTCACCATGATGAATCTTCTATACTCTCATAGTATCTGCTAAAGCGCTAAATTGCAATCTTTTTAGCCAATCTTGTGCATTTGACTTTGCAACTTTCGAAATAAAGAATTGTTGTGGACCCCTATGACTGACAAAGTACCGTTTTTCGTTTTATAATGTAGACGGACTTCAAATTAGGAGGAATTTCTTTGAATGAATTTGTATTTTTTATTGAAGGTGAGATTACACGCCCTTTAACCATTGATCCAACCGTATGGATATTCGATGAACGAAAGGTCGATCTAGAATCTTACTTTGATCAACTTGACACGATGGATGATGAACTAACCACCTATCAAAAAACGATCTCTGCCCAATGGGATAAGGAACGTTTGGAAGGCTCTGAACCTCCAAATCCTAACCACAATGGTAACAAAATTCGATATAACAAACAGAGAATAATTAACGGTTCTTTTGGGATGCCGCTAAAGCCATTTTTGCAAAATTCACAGCCTCTGGAAAGCGCTTCATCTCTGATCATTGAAACAGAAACGGGTGAATCACATTCCTGTACACTTGAAGAGGGCTTTAAATTAATTGTTGGATTCTCAAAAGACGGTAAACCGTTAAAAGAAAATGGTCCTGTCCACCTTTATTATGGCGATGGATCAAATGCAGAAGAACCGATTACCCATGTAAAACGTTTGATTATTAAGGCTTAGACTACAATAAATCAGCAGCGAGTTGAGCTAGACCTGACCGCTCACCTTTTACAAGTTTCACATGGCCGTGAATGGACTGATTTTTAAATTTTTCTACGACATAAGTCAGTCCATTCGTGTATTCATCAAGATAAGGGTGGTCAATTTGCTGTGGATCACCCATTAATACAATTTTACTCTTCTCACCTACCCTAGTTAAAATCGTTTTCACCTCATGTTTGGTTAAGTTTTGCGCCTCATCTATGATGATATACTGCTCTGGTATACTGCGTCCCCTGATATAAGTAAGTGCCTCAACTTGGATTGACCCCATACCTGCAAGTATTTGATCAATTTCACCTGGCTTTTTTGTATTAAACAAAAATTCAAGATTATCATAGATTGGTTGCATCCATGGTCTGAGCTTCTCATCCTTTTCACCAGGTAGATAGCCTATATCCTTGCCTAACGGAACAACTGGTCTTGCAACTAACAATTTATTATAGGTATGCAAATCTTCCGTTTGCATCAAACCTGCCGCTAAAGACAATAACGTTTTACCTGTACCAAGCCTTACCAATCATCGTAACGAGCGGTATATCCTCTCGAAGTAAAAGTTCAAATACCATTCGTTGTTGAACATTTCGCGAACGAATCCCCCACACTTGATCCAAATCGCTTACAAAAGGTCGAATATCAAATCCATTCGGTTCTAATTTACCTAATGCAGAGCTTGATCCACCTAGAACATCCTTCAATATAACAAATTGATGAGGATAAAGAGGAGTTTGCATAGCTAAATCTCCACGAGTGATTCCACCCTCATCGTAAAATTTCTTTATAATTTCCTTATCCACATAAGCCTCAATATATCCATCGTATCCTTCATCAAATTCAACCACTCGATCATTTAAAAAATCTTCTACATCTAATCCAAACGCATCCCCTTTGACTCGGACTAATGCGTCTTTACTGACCAGGGTCACTTTAGCTCCATTCTTCTTTTCCTGTTCTTCTAATGAGAGGTTTAGAGCAACAGCTATTATACGATTATCATTTGTCATTTCTGCAAACGATTCTTTTAATGAGCTAAATGATCGATGATTTAATTCAACACGTAGCGAGCCACCCGAATCGAGAGGAACACCTTCATGAAGCTTGCCTTTTTCACGTAGTTGATCTATTAATTTTGAGATTTGACGAGCATTGCGTCCAATCTCATCCATGTTACGTTTCTTAGAATCCACCTCTTCAAGAACAACTGCAGGCAGGACTACCTCATTTTTTTGAAAAGCAAAAATGGAATATGGATCTTGCAGTAATACATTTGTATCCAACACATAGATTTTTCTCAACATGAATGCCCCCTGACCTGTTTTCGACGAGACGTTGCTTTACATGAAGTTACCTGAAGATCATTGATGATACTTATGTGTATGAGAACAACTCGGTTGTTAGACGAGATTGTCTTTTTTAGTTTCTACAATCTCCCCCTTATCTATTACATTTTATCAGAATGCATCCATAGAAAATTGAATTCTCTGTAAAATTTACTCTTCATTATTATTTTTCTTGTTATATTTTGTGATTAAGGTTTATTTTCTTTCATATTACGCGTACACTATATCTAGTGTTAGGAGAGTGAATAAGTGTATGAGAGTCAAATGTGTTTTATGTGACCGAATTGATGAACTTGATGATCTTAAACCATTAGCAAAAAAACTTCGCAATCGTCCTCTTCATACATATATGTGCGAAACGTGCGAAAAGCGTATTAAACAAAAAACAGTAGAACGAATCGGAGAAAATTCTTCCAATTAATAAAAGAGCATAACAAAAAAGACAGCGGCGGCCGCTGTCTTTTTTTGTTATGAGTGTAATTCCCCGTGCTCGTTCTGCTTTCGATGAAGGTACAGACGATAACGATATCCGCCAAGAAATACAGCCGATATCGCTAGCACTGCCATGATCGGAGCTCCAAATGCAAACTCCATCGTCCAAAGAAAGAAACAACCTACTACTAACATCGCATAAATAATAATTGATTTTAGTAATGGCAGCTTCTGAGCAAAACCAAGCTTAAAAACGAGAATTCCAAGTATTACGGTTACTATACATGTCCAAAAACCCAACCAAGGATGTTCTGCTGTTTGCTGCATAAGCCATGAATATTGACCCAGGTCAGCTTGGCTGATATTGTCTTTCATATATCTCCCGCCTTTTTACTAGGATTGGCTTCCTGTTTTCTTACGTTTCTCTGATCTTTCACGCTCGTTTTTGTTAAGAATCTTTTTACGTAAACGGATAGAGTCAGGTGTTAATTCACAATACTCATCTTCATTTAGGTACTCAATTGATTCTTCAAGAGTTAAGATACGAGGACGCTTCATCGTTACCGTTTGGTCCTTATTAGCTGAACGTACGTTTGTCTGTTGCTTCATCTTTGTAATATTAACTGTTAAGTCATTATCACGTGTATGTTCACCAACAATCATACCTTCATAGATTTCAGTACCTGGCTCAACAAAAATCGTTCCGCGGTCTTCAACCTGCATAATACCATATTGGCTTGTTTTACCAGATTCGATTGACACAAGAACTCCTTGACGACGTCCGCCAACTTGGCCACCAAATAAAGGCTTGTAGCTATCAAATGAGTGATTAATAATTCCATAACCACGTGTTTGTGTAAGGAATTCTGTAGAATAACCAATTAATCCACGAGCTGGCACCATAAACTCAAGACGAACCTGTCCGCCTCCGCTATTTATCATATTGACCATTTCACCTTTACGCTCACCAAGAGATTCCATAACAGCTCCAGTGTACTCTTCAGGCACATCAATTTGCACACGTTCTACAGGCTCATGAGCTTTACCATCAATTTCGCGAATAATAACTTCTGGCTTAGATACTTGCAGCTCAAAACCTTCACGACGCATATTCTCAATTAAGATCGAAAGGTGAAGCTCGCCACGTCCAGATACAATCCAAACCTCTGGAGAGTCTGTGTTCTCAACTCGTAAGCTTACATCTGTTTCAAGCTGAGCCTTTAAACGCTCTTCTACTTTACGACTTGTAATATATTTTCCTTCACGACCAGCAAATGGGCTATTGTTCACAAGGAACGTCATTTGAAGTGTCGGCTCATCAATACGTAGAATTGGAAGTGCTTCTTGATGTTCAACAGGTGTAACTGTCTCACCAACATTAATTTCTTCCATTCCTGAAATCGCAATTAGATCTCCAGCTTTTGCTATATCGATCTCAACACGCTTAAGACCAAGGAAACCAAACATTTTTGTTACACGGTATTGTTTAACAGAACCATCAAGCTTCATTAATGCTACTTGTTGTCCTACTTGGATGGTTCCACGGAATACGCGACCAATTCCAATACGACCAAGGTAGTCATTGTAATCAAGCATTGTTACTTGGAACTGTAATGGTTCACTGCTGTTATCAAATGGAGCTGGATTGCTTCAATAATTTTATTAAGCAAGCAAGTCATGTCATCATCTTGTTTCTCATGATTAAGACTTGACGTTCCATTAATTGCTGAAGCATAAACAACTGGGAAATCAAGCTGATCTTCATCTGCTCCAAGATCGATAAACAAGTCAACCACTTCATCTACTACCTCTGTAGGACGAGCGAAGTCACGGTCAATTTTATTTACAACAACAATTGGAGTTAGCTTCTGCTCAAGGGCCTTCTTAAGTACAAAACGTGTTTGAGGCATACAACCTTCATAAGCATCAACAACAAGAAGAACTCCATCAACCATTTTCATGATACGTTCAACTTCACCACCAAAATCGGCGTGTCCTGGTGTATCCATGATGTTGATACGAGTGTCTCCATAATTAATAGCAGTGTTCTTTGCAAGAATGGTAATACCACGTTCTTTTTCAATGGCATTTGAATCCATTGCACGCTCTGCGACTTGTTCATTATCGCGGAATGTACCTGACTGTTTAAGTAACTCATCTACAAGTGTAGTTTTTCCGTGGTCAACGTGGGCAATGATTGCAATGTTACGTATATCTAAACGACGATCCATAAATAATTTCTCTCCTTAGCTATGTTCAAAAAGCAAAAGCTTTCTGTTTCTATTTTCTCTTTTGACAAGTGTCTCTAATTCACAACTGTATAAGTATAACATAGTTAGCGGTAGAATAAACAAAAGCTTTACCGTCTTTTTCATTTGTTTTCAAATAATTTGCTACAAAATCTAAATTGTTTGACGTATTGTCACATGATTACCTTTTCTTTTGAGTAAATCACGTTACACTATTTATAGTAAGTTTGTGTTTTAAGGAGGATCTGACTTGAAAAAAGAGAATCTATTGTTTTTATTACTAGCAGCCATTACTGTAGCGTGTATTATGAGTATTGGAATTGCAGTCGCTGAAAGAAGTATTCTTATCGCTCTTCTTGCAGTTGTCGGCGTCATCTTGGCAATGGGCCTTGGATTTACTCTAAAGAAACGTATCCGTGAAAATAATCAATCTGAAGTGAACTAAAAAGGAAAAATAAAACCAAGGACACTATATCCTTGGTTTTATTTTTCTTTCGTGTGTCGCTTTAAAATAACACCGGTTTTTTCTTCTAATGGACGAACAATGGCACTAACATCTTGATGTCCGTATTTCTCCTTAGCAAGCGCTACTTTCTCCGCACCAAGCTTAACCATATCTAAAGGCATATTAATTTCATTTGCTAGTTCCAATGCTAGTCCAATATCCTTATCAAGTAAGTTTATTGAAAATCTCGCATCAAACTCCCGATCAAGTATGGCATCTACCGCCCAATCCATACTTTTTGAAAATCCCGCACTTTTTTGAATTAAATCATACGCTATGGCAGGGTCTACACCTGCTTTTTCAGCCATTACATAACATTCTGCTAGTGCTGCTTGGTGTACGCCAATTAACATATTATTAAGCAGTTTAATAACTGTGCCACTTCCTATTGGCCCAACATGAACGATATATGCCCCGTAAGATTTCATCACCGGCTCAGCAAGCATAAAAGTTTGCTCTTCGCCACCACACATAATCGTTAAGCTTCCGGCAACTGCCCCCATTGGACCTCCACTTACTGGAGCATCCATAAAACCGGTGCCCTTTTCTCTAAGTAATGCTTGCACTCTTTCATTTGTTTGTCGGTCAACAGTTGAATGATCAATCACAACCTTACCTGGAGATGCTCCGGCGATCAGACCGTCTTCTCCCTCATACACATCTTCAATCGTTTTTGGTACAGGTAAACAAGTCATGACAATATCACACGTTTCCATTAACTGCTTTGGTGTTTTAGCTTCCTTTGCACCATATGAAATGGCTTCCTCAATTGGACCTCGACTTCTGCTAACTACAAATGTTTCATATCCCGTATCAATTAGATGTTTTGCCATTGGTAAACCCATCGTACCTAAACCAATAAAACCTACTTTTTTCATTAATGCTCCTCCCCTACATAAGCAGATACAATTTCTCTTTGTAATGCTGTTTGGCTGCGATAACTGTACCTCCCTCAAGTAGCGAGAGTGCTTTCCCTGAAAAAGAAGAGGTGCAATAACCCATTTCTTCTAACAATACGGATGCACCCGCATAATCCCACGGTGATAAATTCACACTTACATACGCATCAAGTCGATCAGCTGCCACATAGGCCATTTCAATTGCAGCTGAACCATAAGAACGAACACTTCTCGAGTCCCTCACTAATGCCATTAAAGGATTAGCATGAGGGTGATTTGTTTCGGCTAACCAACGTGCATTAAGCCCTACAATTGATTCATTTAATGGTCTTTCTTTTCCAGCAACTAACTCTAATTGGTTCACATAGGCTCCTTGCCCCTGGACTGCATAAAACATTTCATCTGCCATTACATCATATACAAGACCGACTTTACCAACTCCATCTTCAAAAATACCGATGGAAATAGCAAATTTGATTTTTTGTTGGACAAAGTTCATCGTCCCATCAATCGGGTCAATGATCCAGACAATTCCATCTGTAGAATGAATCTTCTCAGCGGTTCCTTCTTCTCCTAAAAACGAATGATCAGGATAAGTTTCTTTTATCTTTTGATAAAAAAACGCTTCCGTATTTTTATCCACTTCAGTCACCAAGTCATCTGGACCTGATTTTGCTTCAACCTTAAAAGGATTTGCTAATGCACGTTTAATTTGTTCTGCTGCCTCATATGTCCACTTCCGAGCTACTTTTCCAAGTTCATTCCAATCAGCCATTGTTAGTCCCCCTAAAGTAAGGTCAAATTGAGCCATATTTCCTGATAACACCATCATTATGACATAAATAAAGTTAAATGAACACTCACGCGAGTTCTTTCGCTATGCAAAAAAGCACAACCATAAATGATTGCGCTTTCATTATTGATTACATATTTAATTTTGCTACTTTTGAAGTTGTATCCATTCTTCTCTAAGTTGATTCAAACATACCTTGCTTTTTTCAATGGCAGAAGTGTCCTCATTAACGATCGCATCATGCAAAGTCATTAACTCATAATCTAATTCTAACCTTAATACCGGAAGACGAAGCGCCTCATCTTTTACTTGAACTGTATGGATTACCTTCTCCATCTCACTCACTCCTTTCAACCCAGAAAATCAAACTAATTAAAAATTCTGATTTATAAGGATATTATACATTTTCTAGATCAATAATGCAATATCAATTCGTTTAGTTCATACAAAAGCATTATTCATAGGTATGCACGAAGAGTATGGTACGATAGAATCATTATGACGATTGTTAAGGAGTGAAAGAAATATGTTTAAAGGATTCACACAAAAAGATTTTGATGTATTTCAAATAGATGGCTTAGAAGCTCGAATGAAAGGAATACAAACCAACATTCAACCTAAGTTCCAATCGATTGCGGATGAAATTGTTCCAAGTTTAAGTGCGATTGCCGGTGATGAATTTTTCACTCACATTGCCCAAGCACGCCAGAAGAAAGGTAAACCCTCCTAACGACACATGGGTCGCATTCGCTGCTAATAAACGCGGATACAAAATGATGCCTCATTTTCAAGTTGGACTTTACGAATCTCATCTCTTTATCTGGTTTGCTGTTATTTATGAGGCTCAGGTGAAACCAAGTCTCGCCAATCAGCTTTTAACGGATGTCTCAAAATGGAAGAACACGATTCCAAATGATTTCTCCTGGTCGTTGGATCATATGAAACAAGCCTCATCTAAACATGGCGACCTTACCGAAGATGATCTAGAAGCTATGTTTAAACGACTTCGAGATGTTAAAAAATCCGAGCTACTTTGCGGTGTAACAATAGACCGAAATGACCCAATTTTAGCAGATGGTGAAAAATTACTTGCTAAAATCGAACAAACTTTTAAAACGGTTATGCCTCTTTATCAAGAAGCTCAACAAGCAAGCATCCCTACTACGTAAGAGTTGGCGGCACAAGCTCTTACGCGAAAAGGCACCAATCCTGATTTTCTACACATGCTATCTGAGTATTCACACTCACTTCTATGTCTCTTCAAGCAAAACGACCAACATCCAAATCTAAGGATCGTTGGTCGTTTTGTTTCAATAATGCACAATTGATTTGCGTTTTAAGCGGGCGCTTCGCCTCCCACAGAATTTCTTTTTACGTCATACACTCATAATCTAACTCGTTCAGTCTCCCCTGCTTTGGCTGCTTGAACGGCACGATAACAGGAAACACCTGCCTCCTCGTCAAACTCCTTACATACTTGTTTTTCTTCACTCTTAGAAGGCACAATCTCTTTGAATCGACGGTAACGACTTAGTAAATCGTCACGACTAATTCCAGCTTTTTGATGCGCCTCCTCTACTCCTTGAAAAAAATGAATGACATCTACTACTTCTTCTGTAGACCAGTCTAGTGATATTGGCATGTTCATCTATTTTACCCCTTCCTAATCTTCCTAGTTACAAAGATCGCTGAATTTGATATACTCAACTTTGTTTTAGTTATTTTAGGTTATTAATGACCTACATTCTTTTATAAAGAGGTGTGCTATTTGCCCAGATCACAACATGTAACACCAATATTCACAGGTGTTAAAGAACATGCACAAAAAAAACCCGTTCAATTTCATATCCCTGGACATAAACAAGGATCTGGAATGGAACCTGAATTTAGGCAGTTTATTGGAGAAAATGCCTTGTCGATAGATATGATTAATATAGCCCCTCTTGATGACCTTCATCATCCTTCTGGAATTATAAAGGAAGCGCAAGGTTTGGCTGCTGAAGCGTTTGGAGCCGATTACACATTTTTTTCTGTACAGGGCACTAGCGGAGCAATTATGACAATGATTATGTCTGTTTGTAAACCAGGTGAAAAACTGATTGTACCACGAAATGTCCATAAATCGATTATGTCTGCGATTATTTTTTCAGGAGCAATGCCGATATTTATTCACCCTGAGATTGATGCGACTCATGGAATTTCTCATGGTGTGACTGTATCATCTGCTGAGAAGGCTCTCGAAGCTCATCCTGATGCTAAAGGAATACTGGTCATCAACCCGACTTATTTTGGTATTGCAGGTGATTTGGAACAAATTGTTCAACTTGCGCACTCTTATTCCATTCCCGTATTAGTAGATGAGGCTCATGGTGTTCATATTCATTTTCATGACGAGTTGCCACTCTCTGCAATGCAAGCAGGCGCTGATATGGCTGCAACAAGTGTTCATAAGCTTGGAGGTTCACTAACTCAAAGCTCCATTTTAAACATAAAAGAAGGTCTTGTCTCCGCAAAACGAGTTCAGGCAATTATTAGTATGCTGACAACAACTTCTACATCGTATTTACTTTTATCGTCTTTAGATGCTGCTAGAAAACAACTAGCCATTAATGGTGAGGCTTTACTTACCGAAACTATCCAATTAGCAGAAAAAGCTCGTGCGCAAATTAACAAAATTAATGGATTGGTCTGTTTAGGTGATTCATTACTGTCACTACAATCCGCACATTCATATGATCCAACTAAATTAATTATTTCATTAAAAGGTTTAGGTATCTCAGGACATGATGCTGAGGTATGGTTGCGCGAGAATTTCACAATAGAAGTAGAACTTTCAGATCTATATAATATTCTTTGCATCGTTTCTTTTGGTGATACTGAAGAAAAAATGAATATACTCATTCACGCGTTAGAAACAATGTCTGAGCAATTTAATTTGACAAATCAACCGACTCACAGTTCATTCCCAATTCTTGTACCTGATGTACCAACTCTTGCGTTATCACCAAGAGATGCGTTCTATTCTGAGGTAGAAAGTGTTGCTTTTGCGGAATCTGCCGGTCGAATTATCGCAGAGTTTATTATGGTTTATCCCCCAGGCATCCCAATTTTGATTCCTGGAGAGATTATCACTCCTGAGAATCTAGACTATGTGCAAAAAAATCTAGAAGCTGGCTTGCCTGTACAAGGTCCAGAAGATGAAACGCTACAAACATTACTTGTTATTAAAGAACAACATGCGATTCGCTAAATTCAAATAAAAGAGAGCTTAAAGATTATATGTCTTTAAGCTCTCTTTTTTATTTAATCAAGTCAGGGTCAACAAATTCATATCCTTGTTCACGGAGTCCATCGATAATAGTCGGAAGTGCTTCATTTGTCCAATCTCGATCATGCATTAATAGGTTAGCCCCATTCTGGAGGAATTCACTGTTCACCATGATATCTGCTAGTGCATCTGCATCTTGATACTCTGATTCCCAGTCATAACCATATGTCCAATTCATTAAGGTCATACCCTCTTCTGCAACAAGCTCTTTTGAATAATCTGTGTTAGAGCCAAATGGTGCACGGAAAAAACGAGGACGCTCTCCAATAATCTCTTCTACGGTGTCACTAACCTCAACAATCTCTTCATACTGTTCTTCTTCAGATAACGACTTTAGATCTTGATGTGTCATTGTATGGTTCCCAATGGGAAAGCCCATATTATGTATTTCCTTAAGCTTTTCTTTTTCTTCATCCGTATTTAAAAAATGTCCATTTACAAAAAAGATAGCTTGAACATTATTTTCTTTTAAGGTTTGTGCCATCTCAACGGCATGTTTATCCGGTGCATCATCAAATGTTGCAAGTACTACTTCAGGATTTGCATCCTCAAGTGGATCAACCGTCCAGATAACATCATTAATCTCATACTCCGGCTCTACTTCTTCTACTACTTCTTCACTATCCTCTTGTTCATCACTATCATCTGGATCTATTTCTTCTGTTGGCTCTTCTACCTCTTCAGGCTGCTCCTGCTGTTGATCTGGCTCTTCTTCGGTTATTTCAGGTGTATCCGCTTCTTGAGATGCAGAATTACAAGCAGCTAGCATCAACATGCTCATTGATCCATAGATCATTGTTTTTTTCATGCTTCTCCCCCTCACACTTTCAAACATGTGACTTATCTTAACAAAAACTTCCTTCTTGCGACAAGCATTCTGTTAAGGATTCTGCATTGTTACACACTTTGATGAGTGGTTTTTCTTGATAAGGTAAATAATAAGTTCAACATAAATATCAGTTTTTCTAGATAAATGTTTAACATTGTCGTTTTTGAGGTACATATCTCTTTGATATGATTGTTTTTAATCGTTATATTCGGTTTGTGATTATTACGTAATTATGATAGCGTAGGGAACGTTGCACATCTTTCGAGGAGGAGAAAAGAATTTGAAAAACACGACATCAGTATTTATGATTTCTATTATTATTGCTATAGCTTTTATTTTATGGGGAGTTTTACTTCCAAATAATCTTGACTCCGTTACATCGACTGTTCAAGGATTTTTAACGGGTCAATTAGGTTGGTTTTATTTATTAGCTGCCACCTTTTTTGTAGGGTTTTCTATCTATCTTATCTTTAGCCCATATGGAAAAATCAAACTGGGTAAACCCGATGAAAAACCTCAATATAGCTTTTTGACTTGGTTTGCATTCTTGTTTACTGTTGGCATGGGGATCGGTCTTGTATTCTGGGGGGCGGCTGAACCGATCAGCCATCTAAACACCCCATTTAGAGCAGATCCAGGTACTAACCAAGCTGCAGCAGAAGCCATACAGTACTCTATGTTCCACTGGGGTATTCATCCTTGGGCGATTTATTCTGTTGTTGCATTGTGCCTTGCTTACTTTCAGTTTAGAAAAGACGAACCGGCTATGTTTAGCTCAACACTTCGTCCACTGGTAGGAAATAGAGTTGATGGAGGACTAGGTACCACTATTAATGTATTTGTTGTCATAGCAACTGTTTTTGGTGTAGCTACCTCTCTAGGCTTTGGAGCAGCACAAATTTCAGGAGGCTTAGGGTTCCTATTTCCATCTATCTTAAATCTTAACCCTACATTTCTTAATTTGATTGTCATTGTTATTGTAACAATATTGTTCAGTGTATCTGCTCTTACTGGTATTGATAAAGGTATTCGATATTTGAGTAATCTTAATGTCTACCTTGCAATAGCACTTATGTTATTTGTTCTTTTTGCTGGATCAACAGCATATATGATGGGTGTCTTCACACAAGGAATTGGTAATTATCTTCAAAACTTCATTAACATGAGTTTTTCACT
The nucleotide sequence above comes from Alkalicoccobacillus plakortidis. Encoded proteins:
- a CDS encoding BCCT family transporter, which encodes MKNTTSVFMISIIIAIAFILWGVLLPNNLDSVTSTVQGFLTGQLGWFYLLAATFFVGFSIYLIFSPYGKIKLGKPDEKPQYSFLTWFAFLFTVGMGIGLVFWGAAEPISHLNTPFRADPGTNQAAAEAIQYSMFHWGIHPWAIYSVVALCLAYFQFRKDEPAMFSSTLRPLVGNRVDGGLGTTINVFVVIATVFGVATSLGFGAAQISGGLGFLFPSILNLNPTFLNLIVIVIVTILFSVSALTGIDKGIRYLSNLNVYLAIALMLFVLFAGSTAYMMGVFTQGIGNYLQNFINMSFSLDIYDSENTWIQDWTLFYWAWWISWSPFVGSFIARVSRGRTIREFVIGVIAVPALFGALWFSVFGGAGIQLERIGSGIGEMIATSGEEVALFALLEQFPFTMFVSLVALVLIGSFFVTSADSATVVLGMQTTGGMLNPPNVVKLVWGLVISGTAAVLLTSEQGLNALQTTAIIGAFPFTFIMIMMVVALMKSLGDEKPLLAQDKERLRQERARLKSEQNKLKEEKEKFRKAKIDSLKNKK